The DNA segment CGTAAGTGTGTGATAGTGTTCATATTTCTTTCATAAGACTACAGCTCAAGAACACTCGATAAGGCTATATATTTCAAGAACCACTCGATAGTTAAAACatacagaaaaaaagaaaacaatcgCAGATGTTTTAGTATTGATCCATCTTCCAAAggatttgaattattattatcttaAGCTTCTGCCAAAGTTGTTGCCAGATTCGTGCCGAAGCTCCTTGACAACAGCAGCTAGAGCCTCAGGGTTAAGACCAAGATCACAGAGAGCTATTAGAACAGACAAGGTATGTCGATCGAGACCAGTGTCCAAGATGTTCGACATCCGAAACACAAGCTCCAATGACTCTCTTGCAGTTTCAGCTGCCTCTTGATCCATTTACTCTGGCCACAAAGATAAATCAAATTTCATTTCCAAAATATACGAAAAGATTTCTACTTTTTATATCATGTAACTGAACAGATCTCATGTCGGAGATTATCGACAATCGAATGCTCAAAAGTTAAATTGGATCCCTATAGAGTCAAAGGAAACAAACCGATTATGCAACGGAGACGATGAACGGCGACGAATCTGAGATCTCAGAGCTTGAGAGTTGAGAGATAAAAGAGTCgatgaaggaggagacgaagTGAATGCGTAAACGGGCCAGAAGTTAGATtgctagatattttttttaaaagcccATTAGGCCTGGTTCGAAGAAAGTTAAAGAAAACCACTTTCGTCTAAGTTGAGTGATCAGGACCTAGCTTAAGGCCGATTAGTTGAAATTATAAGAACGTTTCTTTTGACTAATGTATCattttcaaacaaaatataaacaGAAAAAAGTAagattctattattttatttcgtgTTAGATTGTTCTTGTGAATCACGACTAAAATAATTTGGCAACCTAAAATAACAGTATTATTTGTCGTGGAGTTTTTGGGCCATGCTCCGAGGAGAATAAAGTTGAGAGTCTTGAGACTTTCGAACTCTGGTTTTGCACCTAACAGTCTTCCacgatttttcattttttattttttattcatctaTTTTCCATCAAAACCGGACCAATATTCTTTGGGTAATTGTGTTAATCCAAGTGGCAGGTTTTGTATAAAGAAATTTACAGATTCTTTTCAGTTTTGTGGTCAGCATAATCAAAAACCTGTGACCCTCTAGTGCATCCTGTCGTCTTTCTTACAtcgaataaataaaaattgaaatatagctctgacaaataagaaaagtaAAAGTCATGAGAGACCTTTTCTACATATACAAGCAAAGACAATAAGATTTCCACCTTTATCTTCGTGGCAAAAGTGAacataatgaaaaaaattatttaccttACATACTTCTCTCTTCTTTattttctctcccttctctctagaATCTTCTGATCTCAGATCGTAGACTTTGTTCATCGGCTCCGGTGGCTCTCTTAGCACCGGAGCCGGTATCTTTTTCTTATGTCCTTTTCGTTTAGTTTGTTTGTGATGTAAGGGGATTTTGTTTCGACGCAAAATCATTCGGTGATGCTTTATTGATGCTGTCAAAATTCTTTTGGCTGTGATTTAGTCTGGTTAAGCGGCTAGAGGTTCTGGATCTTATGgatcattggagtggcttgtcCTTTTGCCTCTCTTGTCGTCTCAATCTAGTTCTAGATCTGTGGTTCAACTCAGTTTTCCCTTGCATGCTCACCGTTTGATCTCAGATTTAACAATGATGTCTTTATGGTGATTGTTTCTAATCTTGATCTGCATGGCCTTGTTCTCCGTGGCTTCTTTGGATCTTGCCGGATTCGATCCTTCCTACTCTTGTTCGCATGAGATTGGTTTGTTCGGTCAAGATCGTAACCGCTCCTTGTCATTTCCCATGAGATCTGGTCGTGATCTCGCTTCTTTGACTCGCTTCTCATTAGGCGCTCCACCGTCGCTCTCTGTCGACTTCGCCGTTCGGAAGTTGGATCTCGAACCGTTATCGGTTCTTTCCTTCCGGTTTGGAAGCCGTGCTTGATTATTCTACGCTTATTCACTATAGGTGGGTTAAGTTATCAACACAGTTTTGGTAACTCTTGTCAGAGGCCTGGAGGAGTAAGGTTGATTTATGCGATTGGGTTTGAACTTCATCATTTGGACTGCATCTGTCTCGTTTATATTTGTTACGTCGTTTCATTCCCCTGTGTTTAGTTTTACTTGTCTTATGTTTCTATCTTGTTTCCCTTTGATAGGGCTTACTTTCCAGAAGCACTCAGTTGCTTGCTGGCCTAGTTTCCAGAAGTACTCGTTGCTTGCTGGCTTTGTATCTTACAACCGCATTCCACCATGTATCTCatcttaataatataattttagtgtttaaaaaaaaaaatgaaaaaaattatttaaatcaaGTCAAATATTGATGCTTTGATTGGAAGTAAAAAAAGAGTTAATTAGCTCAGTATACACAAATCTAAAATGCTGGTAAGAGATAAGAATCTATTGAGTgaacaaattaaataaatatctatttaCCCTCCTGTACCTCAGTTTTTAActgtttttaagttttgaaaaaCTCTCAAGAcactagtttttatttttattggcttATACATTTTCGCATTTTAAAATCTACttatataattcaaatatactgtatatttttttgttggtaaagtatttataagatttttcttATCAATAATGATGTTCTAAAAAACTGACGAAAGTACAAACCAAACACTAGTTTTGCATGTTATCACTTATCAGGTTAGTTGTAGACTTCAAACACAAACTATAATATACGGAAAGTggatttaattaaattaatacattaattaatcTCACTAAACCAAGTTAAAAAGTCCATCACACTCTTCCTTCCCCCGCGCTGTGTGTGTGTGAGTGTGCCTCTCTCTCCCCCACCACTCcattatctctttctctctcacaGAGAGAAGACAATGCCTTCTTCCGGAGATCCCTCGACAACAATCGGCCAACACATCAGACACCAACCCATGAACCTCCCACCATTTCCCACCTCCGACGAGCCTCTAATCCCCAAACCCAGCCGCATCTGTAAATCCGCCATGTCTACCTTCTTCCTCTTACCTTCATCGTCCAACGAACCCAACAACAGAAGAAAGGGGAAGAAACAGACGACGTCGTCCTTTCGCAGCCTCGGCTGCACCTCCTCCGCCTCTCAGCAGGTTTCCGTCCCCGCCGTGATCCGCTCCTCCGCGAACTGGGACGCGAGTGATGTCAAAAGCAAGAAGACgaagagcaagaagaagaacaatggTTGTAGTGGCTACAGTGGCGGTGGCTCGGTTAAGATCTTGAGCGAGGCTGAACGAAGCGGTTGCGGTCCGGTTCCTGATGTTTGGTGCGGACCCGGTGTCGGGTTTTCCACCGATGCGGTGGTCTCCGGCACCGTCGAAGCGGAGCCTCCGAGTAGGAATATTCCGGCGAGACGCAAAATCGATGGAGAGGTTCCTTCTGTTATTACAAAGCTTTCTGTCTTTTTATTACACAAGTCTTGTCTTAAAACTCAAAACTGTTACATTATTTGCAGGGCTCTTCTGTTCCTCCCCGGCGATCTCATAATCAAGAAACTAGTCTTTACTTTGACTCTGATTTGACATCGAGGGATGAACAGATGCAGACGCTTTTCTCTGATAGATACCATCGTCATCTACGACAACCTTACCCTAATGGACTCGACGAGGTAGAGAGTGTGTTCTTGACTATGTTTCACTTCAGGTCTTAGCgatctttgtgtttgtgtgcATTGTTTTCATTTAGTTGTTTTGTttgtagatgatgatgatacatAATGGTTTTGTAATGGGAGAGATGTTAGGCTCTCACGATCACTTCCGTGACTTGAGGCTCAACGTCGATGGCATGTCTTACGAGGTAATGTTCCTTTCTTACAAGGAGAATTTTTAACtcttatgtttgtttttaaaaaagttttgtgTGTTGTTCTGTTGTATTAAAAAACAGCAACTTTTGGAGCTTGGTGATAGAATTGGGTATGTGGACACTGGACTTAATGAAAAACAGATCAAAACCTGTCTCTGGAGAGTCAAACCATCTCACAAAGCTACACCACTTGAAGATAGAAAGTGCAGCATTTGTCAAGTAAGTCCCTTATGTGCTTTCATTGTTCAGATATTCACTCTCCTTTGTAAACAACCCACGTTCTTGTGTTTGTTTGCCGACAGGAAGAGTATGAGGGTAAAGACGAGGTAGGGAAGTTAAGATGTGGGCACAGGTACCATATCCACTGTGCGAAACAATGGCTGTTAAGGAAGAACTCTTGTCCCGTCTGTAAAACTATGCCATTTGCTTAAAAAGTCTTAGTTAGATAGATATATCTCCTCTCCTTTGACGATGTTTTGCTATTTTATGTCTGAAAACAAAACTGGTTGATGAAAGATTTGTAAGGAACAGCAATTGTTATTACTTACCTATGGAAGAAGTCACAGAGAGACATTGTGAACCCCACATTGCTTGTTGGTTAGATCAATCTTTTTGGTTGGTGATTATTAGGTCGGCAACTACTAAAAAGTGTTGGGTAGATCTAACATTGTTAAATCacatgaaaatgatgaaactGTTACGTGCAAGTAACATCTAGAGGTTATCTACATAAATAATGTGGCCAATTCAATGATGTTACTGTACTAATAAAGTCATCAATATCACCACACATTGTCTGTTTCAAAACACATTCTGTAATCTGTAGACTATAGCACACTTACACTTCTTACTTAGCTTTTACTCGCGGGCTGTAAGGTCGAAAGAGGTGTTGAGCTATAAGAAACTAAGCCAAAACTCTTAAGACGGAGACGAGAGTTTATAGTTTCTCACAACATAAGAATGTACTTACTTACCTTCTGATGCTGGCAATAGAATGATGTGTTTAGCGACATCTGATGCAAGCGCCAGGCTTGGCAGTTGTAAGCGCCTCCGTTCGCTTCCATTTGGAACCAACTCAATGAGGCAatgagagaaggaagaagatgaagtttgAGATTGTTTTCTACTATTGTGGGGTTTCAGCTGACCTAGAATATCTTCCATTGTAGCTTGAACAGTGATTGAATCTAGCGGTTCCTCTGTTATTACCTTGAGCCAACGATGTGTCGTCGCAGATTGCAAGAGGATGATTGATTCAGGTCTACTGAGAGAGACAGCAAACGGAGCATGAGGAAGGAGTGAGAGCCGAGAGGAAAGGATAGCCATGGTAGATCAAGACAAGATGCTCACTTACGTACATTTTGGTTAGAAAACGATGATGCTTACGGAATAAAAAATGAACTAGATTAAGACCCGTGCCTTGCACGGGATGAACAtcgtatatataaattattttacatatagtatattcttttatatattataaaataatatatatatatatatatattagagaaTGAAAAAGTCAataactattacgtatataattaaattggtgtaagtacgtaaataaattttattaatccaaacaatcagtttttctattttctattttatataattaaatttacacaatatatacatagataaacagtatatttttaataggtATATATTGTTAAATGATGTGTTCTActtatttgtatcttttataacaaaaactttaaatcgctgataacaaattttcattgttcaatatttttgaaagttttagtaatctataattagtttttataaacattcaatgcaaattttaaaatttaaatattaagttgtttgTATTAGTTCAGAgattttatccaaaaaaaaattgttcaaagtaaatttcaaaattaaattatttatatattttctatggtatataatttaattaaaagatattaatatatatgagccTTTCTACTTACATGCTTTTGTAGTAATTTTTatcttgtcataaaaataaataaatcatgggtcataaaagttttaatgtgagattttttaaaaagttcaaaatataacatatacgaaaaaatataaatttttattatatggttaatgtgattgtttaatttattttagtaacttaaagttaaacaaaaataatagagAATACACTAATttatatcaaatctttattattcaaaatcattaattgtcatatatactttagcctcATTAGGCAATtccatgatttttatttaaggaaaaaatcgagaacattaataattaatttatggttagtttaataaaaagtttattatatatttagatgaaccaacttatttctctaaggattttaagaatcattgtggtgatgacatatGTCTACctcaaatgttgtaatgtttctcttttaatatataagggatgaaGAGGTTTTTCGGTCCGTATAGTCAAAGTATGTCGttaaaaagtcaaacttctttGTTCTGTTTTGTTGCCACGAGGGAAATATTGTTActataaaagcaaaacaaaactaaattgaaaaaaaaaagaaaaacagaacagaagagaagagaggagaaaaCGCAATTGGTTacgaatatttttaaaaaagaaaaaaaaaaacaaatatggcCTTTGGGTTTTTGCCACAAAACACTTGAGGATTTGTTGCCCCCTTCCTTCCCAATTTTGCAGCCATTTTTTACTCTTCCACCTTAACAGGGACTTGCAATTTCTAAAGGTTTCATCTTTTCTTCGAAAACACTCGCGTATATGAGCGGGGGCGATCTCCCTATCTCCGTCACAGACATCAGGTAAGGGAACATTGGATTCACTTTCATTGATTTgctttaagatttagggtttatgctCCTTTCTTATATTGGAAGGTGAAAAAGTTTCGAACTTTCAATACGCCCAGATCGATTTTTCTCACCAAAAGTGGACCCTTTGATCTTAAAGGTTGTTTCTTTATTGATTTGCTAGGATGGAGAATGAGCCTGATGACTTAGCTGTAGCGGAGATTGACGTGAGCGATGAAGAGATTGATGCGGAAGACCTTGAGAGACGGATGTGGAAGGATCGCGTCAGGCTCAAAAGAATCAAAGAACGAACTAAAATCGTTTCGTCTCAAACGAAGGAGACGCCTAAGAAGGTCTCTGAACAAGCGCAGAGGAAGAAAATGTCTAGAGCTCAAGACGGTATACTCAAGTACATGTTGAAGCTCATGGAAGTCTGCAAAGTCCGCGGCTTTGTCTACGGTATCATACCCGAGAAGGGGAAGCCTGTGAGCGGCTCCTCTGACAATATAAGAGCTTGGTGGAAAGAGAAGGTCAAGTTTGATAAGAACGGTCCTGCTGCGATTGCTAAGTATGAAGAGGAGTGTTTAGCCTTTGGGAAGTCAGATGGAGATAGAAACTCGCAGTTTGTGTTACAAGACTTGCAAGATGCTACTTTAGGGTCTTTGTTGTCTTCTTTGATGCAGCATTGTGATCCTCCGCAGAGGAAGTATCCTTTGGAGAAAGGGATGCCTCCTCCTTGGTGGCCAAGTGGGGATGAAGAGTGGTGGGTGAAGCTTGGGATGGCTAAAGGACAGAGTCCTCCTTACAAGAAGCCGCATGATCTCAAGAAGATGTGGAAAGTTGGGGTTTTGACGGCTGTGATTAAGCATATGTCGCCTGATATTGCGAAGATCAAGAGGCATGTTCGCCAGTCTAAGTGTTTGCAGGACAAGATGACGGCGAAAGAGAGCGTGATTTGGTTGGCGGTTTTGAACCAGGAGGAGTCTCTTACCCCGCAGCCTAGCAGTGACAATGGAGCTTCTAATGTAACCGAGACGCACCGGAGAGGTAATAACGCTGAGAGGAGGAGAAAGACAGTGATCAATAGTGACAGTGACTATGATGTTGATGGGAGGGAAGAGGCTTCAGGTTCAGTTTCTTCTAAAGACAATAGAAGAAAACAAACTCAAAAAGAACAACCAACAGCCACTTCACAGCCAGTAAGAGATCAAGATAAAGCGGAGAAACACCGGAGAAGGAAAAGACCTAGAAGAACTGTCAATGGACAAGAGGAAGAACAGCCAGAAACTGAACAAAGAATTGTATTACCTGATATGAATCATGTTGATGCTCCTCTGCTAGAATATAACATCAACGGTACTACTCATCACCAAGAGGAAGGTGTTTTAGGACCAGAGGAGAACAGTCTGGAGTTGGTGATCCCTGAGTTTAATAACAACTATACTTATCTTCCTCCTGTCAATGGACAAGCTATGATACCTGTAGAGGAAAGGTCAATGCTTTACGGACCAAACACTAACCAGGAGTTGCAGTTTGGGTCAGGTTACAACTTTTATAATCCCTCTGCAGTGTTTGTGCACAATCAGGAAGAAGACCTTATCCATACACAGATAGAAATGAACCCACAAGCACCGCCTCATAACAATGGATTCGAGGCTCCAGGAGGAGTACTTCAACCCCATAATTTACTTGGGAATGAAGACAGCGTCACAGGAAGAGATTTGCCGCCTCAGTTTCAGAGCGATCAAGATAAACTCTTGGACAGTAACATTCTATCTCCATTCAGTGACTTGGCGTTTGATAGCAACACCTTTTTCTCTGGGTTTGATTCCTATGGTGTTGATGATCACTTGTCATGGTTTGGAGCTTAGTctcttaacatttttttgttggGAGGTTACATGGTAAGTTTGTGTcacatatcttatatattgtactcTTAGTTTATTATCAGTTTTCATGAATTGtcttaaatatttcttttactGGGTATGTTGCAGGTTCAAAGGAACATGGCAATAGTCTGACTTGTACAGTTACATTCTCTACTGCTGATCTTAGGATTTGTTAAGAGAAACAATTGTTTTCCTTTTGAATAATTTGCCAGACACTTCTGCTTGAAAGCAGTGAGTGTGTCTTTTGTAAATTAGCCCTGTGAATAATTCATAAAGTTAATAGAATGATGATCTTTTTGTCTGTTCAAGTTTCATCTTCATATCTTCATGTACTATCTGAGTTTGAATCTCTCTGTGTTTTTTGAAGGGTAAGTATGAACTTGATGATGAGGTCTTTGACCTTAACCTTCACATGCTTTGCAAAGATGGTTGATAGAAAACTTGTCCACCGAAGCTTTGTTATTAACTTCCATGTATCACAACTGATAAGAATGCTCTTCGACTCACGCTAGAGTCAATGCCATCATCTCATCGCTCTCAGTTGGATTTTACCTCGATACCTTGAGATATATATACTGACTGgatctgagaaactctttgtTCCGAGTGAAGGCTTCTCTCCGCTCGGATATTCCATGGAGATTGTCATCACCTTTAAACTGAGGCAAGTCCAAATTAGAATCAGTTCCAGAACATCTCTGTCTCTTTCTCTTATCATGAGCTTTGATGTTACATTTGATAAGGTAGGCAAATTATTTTGTGACCAATCTTTTTACTGTGGGACGGTGTATCACGACCAGGTGCCTTAACCGTCTACCTCTTACCACTCACATGGACGCTCCTCCAACCACTATGCTTTTAAATTTGACAAGCCTAAGTTTTCAGTGTCCCCTCTAAGTCCTTCCAATTCTATGAGCAAagtctattttatatttttggtctAATATTCTTGTTACTCTCAAACGAGCAACAAGTTGATATGGCCGAGTTGGTCTAAGGCGCAGGATTAAGGTTCCTGTCCGAAAGGGCGTGGGTTCAAATCCCACTGtcaacaaattctttttttgggTGTGTTTTTAATACGCTGACATGTGACAGTGTGGCTACTGGCTCCGCCCGTTAATTTCATTagttgtctttttttcttttgtttttattgctGTCCCTTTGGAAGGTACTGAGTCTAGTGACTAGTGAGCAATAATATTGTTGCCTGAAGACAATATCTATGCTCTTTTTTCTGAAAAAAGAACAAGTAAATATCTATGCTGAGGTTGTGGCGCTGAGATTAAATGTAACGGAAGGACCATTAAGTTTGTTATTCACACACTTCCAATATACATCTAACGGAACAGAAGAGATACATTGGAAGGTCGAGAACAAACAACAATTCGATATCTATTAGTCTCACAATTGTCTAATGGATCttctgaaaatatttttgtttattcaaGTATAGGTAATTCACATTTGCTTATTTTGGTTCAACATGGTTGATGTTAGTGTCAAatagatggttcatggaaaCATTTGATCATATTTTCAGGATAATATTCAATGATTCAACAAACATGAGGGAGTAAAACGTTTAGAAATGGAGGCAGGCTATAAATGTAAATGTAatttccactattttatgtgcATTACAGTCATTTTTTTGAGTTATGGAATTTTGATTGtatataaattcttttttttttttgcagtttggAACCATACcgaaatataactattttatgaatttattataatataaactagattttgacccgcgctttgaaagcgcgagATATTTTTCgttgaaaaatttattaatccaTCTATTTATCCACTAATATTTTAGGCCCGTGCGCTCAATTTTCAGTTCGACtgtaatttgttattttttatggTTTTCGGTTTCAGttgtgattttcttttttttttgaattaaaaatataggGACCGTTAGATTATTTGTAAATTTAGGTTTGGTTTCAGATTAATTAGTTTAGCTCTCAATTTGATTCTGATAACGTATTAAAAACTCGATAAAGTTTCGAGTTTAATTTGGTGCTGGTTCGATACCTGTTTTTTGGACAATACGgttaaaaatcacatttttgtattttttgaaaaacaaatcggctaaatttaaatatttaacatataatatTCTTGTGATTTTGTGTATTGAGAAATTTGTATCTTACATAGtaatatttcttatcttttataaatatatttatattgaagttgattttaataatgaaaataaattatatttaaaactcttacaatatataataacttcccgaaaactatcaagattttttattttaaaattaacatttataataaaaaaataagaaccattttaaaattaattcataaaaataatcatttttaataagaaCAAAAATTATCCATGTTTATGTTAACgaatataaaaaaagtaaaaactgaGCTTTAAAGCCTATAGGATCAAAAATTACATGAAAAGTTACTGGTAAGTTGGGCTTACAAATCAACGAAcaacttttgttttctataacTCGAACCAAAACATGTTTAAGTATCCTAAAACCGACAAAAGAGCATGCTTAGGTTTTAGGAGAAAGTTGGGGAGAAAGTTGGGGGATCTTCTCTTTATTATCGAATatctctatcttttaagattGGTATTTGGAAAATTTAGTTACCATgtcaaacaaaatatattctCTGCGTGAAAATCTTGtttctatatattatcttttgaaTTTAGTGTATGTAGCAATTAAAAACGATGGATAAATTGgcttaaaaatatacaaaatgaacttaaaaaacgatagataaattgtttaaattattgGACTGTTTTGTTTAGTTGGACAGAAACATACTACTTTCTAATTTATTGGGCTTTTAATTTCCGAAAACcactaaaaacaattaaaaaggtAATTGAAATTTTTGTAGTTAATTAGAAAAGTCAAGGGCATAATCCTAAGAAAGattttgctttaatagtatagatatatatttttttattttcataatatgttagaaacatataatgtataaaaaaaattatacatataatgttcattccgcgccttgcgcggattTTAACCTAGTATGATATCTAGTTTTAAACTGATTTTGTCATTCAtaagttataataaattatttgatctgGTTCTTTCCTGCATGATCCGCTTAATCTGTACTTGTCCCGCTTGATCTGCACTTgtcctgcttgatctgcatgatCTGTCTTGCTTGAACTGCTTTTACCATTCAAAGCCGTACGAATGTATCCTGAAAAATATTTCTCGCAAGACGAAATCTCTACGTACAGTTTAGATTTGAATCTAACTAGCGAAAAActttcgtcttttttttttcatttattcctGGTTCAACCCAAGAATTTTGTTGGGTCTTGGAATATACTCCATCTCCGTttctaaatat comes from the Brassica napus cultivar Da-Ae chromosome A7, Da-Ae, whole genome shotgun sequence genome and includes:
- the LOC106430133 gene encoding E3 ubiquitin-protein ligase MBR2-like, with protein sequence MPSSGDPSTTIGQHIRHQPMNLPPFPTSDEPLIPKPSRICKSAMSTFFLLPSSSNEPNNRRKGKKQTTSSFRSLGCTSSASQQVSVPAVIRSSANWDASDVKSKKTKSKKKNNGCSGYSGGGSVKILSEAERSGCGPVPDVWCGPGVGFSTDAVVSGTVEAEPPSRNIPARRKIDGEGSSVPPRRSHNQETSLYFDSDLTSRDEQMQTLFSDRYHRHLRQPYPNGLDEMMMIHNGFVMGEMLGSHDHFRDLRLNVDGMSYEQLLELGDRIGYVDTGLNEKQIKTCLWRVKPSHKATPLEDRKCSICQEEYEGKDEVGKLRCGHRYHIHCAKQWLLRKNSCPVCKTMPFA
- the LOC106430136 gene encoding ETHYLENE INSENSITIVE 3-like 3 protein → MSGGDLPISVTDIRMENEPDDLAVAEIDVSDEEIDAEDLERRMWKDRVRLKRIKERTKIVSSQTKETPKKVSEQAQRKKMSRAQDGILKYMLKLMEVCKVRGFVYGIIPEKGKPVSGSSDNIRAWWKEKVKFDKNGPAAIAKYEEECLAFGKSDGDRNSQFVLQDLQDATLGSLLSSLMQHCDPPQRKYPLEKGMPPPWWPSGDEEWWVKLGMAKGQSPPYKKPHDLKKMWKVGVLTAVIKHMSPDIAKIKRHVRQSKCLQDKMTAKESVIWLAVLNQEESLTPQPSSDNGASNVTETHRRGNNAERRRKTVINSDSDYDVDGREEASGSVSSKDNRRKQTQKEQPTATSQPVRDQDKAEKHRRRKRPRRTVNGQEEEQPETEQRIVLPDMNHVDAPLLEYNINGTTHHQEEGVLGPEENSLELVIPEFNNNYTYLPPVNGQAMIPVEERSMLYGPNTNQELQFGSGYNFYNPSAVFVHNQEEDLIHTQIEMNPQAPPHNNGFEAPGGVLQPHNLLGNEDSVTGRDLPPQFQSDQDKLLDSNILSPFSDLAFDSNTFFSGFDSYGVDDHLSWFGA